A portion of the Leptospira noumeaensis genome contains these proteins:
- a CDS encoding response regulator: MNKAILFVDDEQIILMSLKSQLKKHFGNEYRYETAQNTEEAWSIIEELAEEGINILIIISDWLMPNQRGDEFLRDVHKTYPAIKKIIISGHIDELSLNQLKGEVDLHSFLNKPWSESDLIKKVEDAITKIA; encoded by the coding sequence ATGAATAAGGCCATTCTCTTCGTCGACGACGAACAAATCATTCTGATGAGTCTGAAGTCTCAGCTCAAAAAACATTTTGGGAATGAATACCGTTATGAGACGGCCCAAAATACAGAAGAGGCATGGTCTATCATCGAAGAATTGGCAGAAGAAGGAATCAATATCCTCATCATCATTTCGGATTGGCTTATGCCGAACCAACGTGGTGATGAGTTCCTTCGCGATGTCCATAAAACTTATCCTGCAATTAAGAAAATAATTATTTCCGGACATATTGATGAGCTATCACTCAATCAATTGAAAGGAGAAGTAGACTTACATAGTTTTTTAAACAAACCTTGGTCTGAATCGGATTTAATCAAAAAAGTAGAAGACGCCATAACGAAGATTGCCTAG
- a CDS encoding SpiroCoCo family coiled-coil protein, whose amino-acid sequence MGLEVFLLPFLASVAVTIGLRRLDKSNTKLSQLKRYASKLTDEIDGVALQKIQLVKDAGIDLDILVKQSRKVAEDIQILSSESRDLFEKIRASKDYLSSLSGEMEQIQDLSSQVRREKQNMEEGLSQINSHKRELREVSEDMEALHNESISMLDTFQNKLNFRSDEILQSVAQKMVELESLLETKSDFLDNSLSKIAETAREKLLSHADVMVGETAGRLDHARKEMDLLLESMKYAQGDLDVRLTKFEDTSSLLSDKVDKFDERLEEKYQRASGKLDEKVNLLEKKIQERFDSIFDQVTHTKDSFMKGLSQETDAIKREIEDLSLETLSKRDDIINETRRQADGINQTIIQFQEKYLEAENKLLRQADIRKQELIREIEAFSEEFHRISEDLKEEASSLKKSALQELKDFDRELDSVRTNQETVIKTSLFELRKELEERMNSDFKLQKSEMESDLEVVQSQVKDLSESISAQTKDVDEYVEELKSALRESAHEILETAEEKAKESEEIVTEKIRIANANLEQFVSKWEEELGKIREDQNFSIERLQDRLKEIHVEGADLLGEFQNQFQKAKSNLEMVAESKTKESISRLDEEGKLARSEVERILKHLEESGESFFNLQEEKMDRLNETIDSKISHQLTKLLDKGNVQLGQLEDKISNHLNTVKRNLDESIKRSKDESKKQIETYQRDYEKSFKEIAKESQDFLKDSLDRFQDLKHEIKNGLDDLNDTKEETLSSFQSEMETLKEDILTLSSELETVKEHSDLFASAKQIAEESNRAVEEISEALRALEKGRPDIDLYQSAISEFSELRKEIANELETLKEAQFQTEDIDKQVQILASNLVHVSETMEGFEQSLSEVSSIETRVTKLTTEQSKIESFLSSLQESQDSVFHLVENLEGQKHNARELQARLDILDREIEVVEAREKELTETIRQAENRTSFLVEREAQIDSVERKFDKIEELLGDLSDRHRQILTLQKRLEDLKESSRETKDDLESLLGEADETFEKLSEFLDIVQGAMQSPVPTGKSDRKVSGNPLVERKRATIQSLHDNYQWSSEAISEKLNIEKSLVDSILGVRKK is encoded by the coding sequence ATGGGATTAGAAGTCTTTTTATTGCCTTTTTTGGCCAGTGTTGCGGTGACCATTGGGCTCCGTCGTTTGGATAAATCCAACACCAAACTCTCCCAACTCAAACGTTATGCGTCCAAATTGACCGATGAAATTGATGGTGTCGCCCTTCAAAAAATCCAATTGGTGAAAGATGCCGGCATTGACCTAGACATCCTTGTCAAACAATCCCGCAAAGTGGCCGAAGACATTCAAATTTTAAGTTCCGAGTCTCGTGACCTATTCGAAAAAATCCGCGCAAGTAAAGATTACCTCTCTTCTTTGTCAGGCGAGATGGAACAAATCCAAGACTTAAGTTCCCAAGTCCGTCGCGAAAAACAAAATATGGAAGAAGGACTCTCTCAGATCAATTCCCACAAACGAGAGTTACGCGAAGTATCAGAAGACATGGAAGCCCTTCATAACGAATCCATCTCTATGTTGGATACATTCCAAAATAAACTCAATTTCCGTAGTGATGAAATTTTACAATCTGTTGCACAAAAGATGGTGGAGTTAGAAAGCCTACTCGAAACCAAATCCGATTTTTTAGACAACTCGCTTTCAAAAATTGCAGAAACAGCACGTGAAAAACTTTTATCTCATGCCGATGTGATGGTAGGAGAAACTGCCGGACGACTTGACCATGCTCGTAAAGAAATGGATTTACTACTAGAGTCCATGAAATATGCACAAGGTGACTTAGATGTTCGTCTCACAAAATTCGAAGATACCTCTTCCCTACTCTCTGACAAAGTTGATAAGTTTGATGAAAGGTTAGAAGAAAAATACCAACGTGCTTCTGGTAAGTTGGATGAAAAAGTAAACTTACTCGAGAAAAAAATCCAAGAACGTTTTGATTCTATTTTTGACCAAGTCACTCATACAAAAGATTCTTTTATGAAGGGTCTAAGTCAAGAGACAGATGCCATCAAACGAGAAATCGAAGACTTGTCCCTCGAAACACTTTCCAAACGAGATGACATCATCAATGAAACCAGAAGGCAAGCTGATGGTATCAACCAAACCATCATTCAGTTCCAAGAAAAATATCTGGAAGCAGAAAACAAACTCCTTCGCCAAGCAGACATTCGTAAACAAGAACTCATTCGTGAAATTGAAGCCTTCTCCGAAGAATTCCACCGCATCTCGGAAGATCTAAAAGAAGAAGCAAGTTCTCTCAAAAAAAGTGCCCTCCAAGAACTCAAAGACTTTGATCGTGAATTGGATTCTGTTCGCACCAACCAAGAAACTGTTATTAAAACTTCTCTGTTTGAATTGAGAAAAGAACTCGAAGAAAGAATGAATTCTGATTTCAAACTCCAAAAGAGTGAAATGGAGTCAGATCTAGAAGTCGTACAATCACAAGTCAAAGACTTAAGTGAATCCATCTCGGCACAAACCAAAGATGTGGATGAGTATGTAGAAGAGTTAAAATCAGCTCTCCGCGAATCGGCACATGAAATTTTAGAAACAGCAGAAGAAAAAGCCAAAGAATCCGAAGAAATTGTGACTGAAAAAATCCGCATTGCCAATGCCAACTTAGAACAGTTCGTAAGTAAGTGGGAAGAGGAACTCGGTAAAATTCGGGAAGACCAAAACTTTAGCATCGAAAGACTACAAGACCGATTGAAAGAAATTCACGTAGAAGGTGCTGACCTTCTTGGTGAATTCCAAAACCAATTCCAAAAAGCAAAATCCAATTTGGAAATGGTTGCCGAATCAAAAACCAAAGAAAGTATCTCTCGTTTGGATGAAGAAGGAAAACTTGCTCGAAGCGAAGTCGAACGAATCCTCAAACATTTGGAAGAATCAGGAGAGTCCTTTTTCAATTTACAAGAAGAGAAAATGGACAGACTCAATGAAACCATTGATTCTAAAATCTCTCACCAATTGACAAAACTCCTGGATAAAGGAAATGTCCAACTCGGACAACTCGAAGATAAAATTTCGAACCACCTAAACACTGTAAAACGTAATTTAGATGAAAGTATCAAACGTTCCAAAGACGAATCTAAAAAACAAATTGAAACTTACCAAAGAGATTACGAAAAATCTTTCAAAGAAATCGCAAAAGAAAGCCAAGATTTCCTTAAAGATAGTTTGGATCGTTTCCAAGATCTAAAACACGAAATCAAAAATGGTTTGGATGATTTAAACGATACCAAAGAAGAAACTCTTTCTAGTTTCCAATCTGAAATGGAAACATTAAAAGAAGATATCTTAACTCTATCCAGTGAGTTAGAGACAGTAAAAGAACATTCTGATTTATTTGCTTCCGCCAAACAGATCGCAGAGGAATCCAATCGTGCCGTGGAAGAAATTTCGGAAGCCCTCCGTGCTTTAGAAAAAGGCCGACCAGACATTGACCTTTACCAATCGGCAATTTCCGAGTTTTCAGAACTTCGAAAAGAAATCGCAAACGAATTAGAAACCTTAAAAGAAGCTCAGTTCCAAACAGAAGACATCGACAAACAAGTGCAAATCCTTGCTTCAAACCTTGTCCATGTTTCGGAAACTATGGAAGGATTTGAACAAAGTTTGAGCGAAGTGAGTTCCATTGAAACGCGGGTAACCAAACTCACAACAGAACAATCAAAAATTGAATCCTTCCTTTCTTCCTTACAAGAATCACAAGATTCTGTTTTCCACTTAGTGGAAAACTTAGAAGGCCAAAAACACAATGCACGGGAACTCCAAGCCCGCCTCGACATCCTGGACCGAGAAATCGAAGTGGTGGAAGCACGCGAAAAGGAACTGACAGAAACCATCCGCCAGGCCGAAAACCGCACTTCTTTCCTTGTAGAAAGGGAAGCACAGATTGATTCCGTAGAACGTAAATTTGACAAAATCGAAGAGCTGCTAGGCGACCTATCTGACCGCCACCGCCAAATCCTCACCCTCCAAAAGCGATTGGAAGACCTGAAAGAATCTTCACGCGAAACCAAGGACGATTTGGAATCTCTCCTCGGGGAAGCAGACGAAACCTTCGAAAAACTCTCCGAATTCCTGGACATTGTCCAAGGTGCCATGCAAAGTCCGGTTCCGACCGGGAAATCCGACCGAAAAGTTTCGGGAAATCCCCTTGTCGAGAGAAAAAGAGCCACCATCCAGAGCCTCCACGACAATTACCAGTGGTCTTCTGAGGCAATTAGTGAAAAATTAAATATTGAAAAATCCCTCGTAGATAGCATCCTCGGAGTTAGAAAGAAATAA
- the map gene encoding type I methionyl aminopeptidase has translation MIYIKNKSEIETMRKAGKFAAELLVYLEPFVKAGVTTLELNDLAEAYTKKNGHRSAPLGYKGFPKSICSSINHVVCHGIPKKEDVLANGDIVNLDVSPIVDGYIGDTSKTFIVGGKSTPEAEKLVADTEKAMWIGIEQVKPGNRIDDIGNAIDDFLTPLGYGIVRDLMGHGVGRNFHEEPQVPHFRSPRKLAKIEAGMIFTVEPMVNLGTWEVNFDKSDKWTVRTKDGKLSAQFEHTVLVTDKGYEILTKV, from the coding sequence GTGATTTACATTAAAAACAAATCTGAAATTGAAACGATGAGGAAGGCGGGAAAATTTGCCGCCGAACTCCTCGTGTATCTAGAACCCTTTGTCAAAGCAGGGGTCACTACCCTGGAACTGAACGACCTAGCCGAAGCCTATACCAAAAAAAATGGCCATAGATCGGCTCCACTCGGATACAAAGGGTTTCCTAAGTCCATCTGCTCTTCCATCAACCATGTCGTTTGCCATGGAATTCCTAAAAAAGAAGACGTCCTCGCCAACGGAGACATCGTCAATTTAGATGTATCACCGATTGTGGACGGATACATTGGAGACACCTCCAAAACCTTTATCGTAGGTGGAAAATCCACTCCCGAAGCCGAAAAACTCGTGGCCGATACGGAAAAAGCCATGTGGATCGGAATCGAACAAGTGAAACCAGGCAATCGAATTGATGATATTGGAAATGCCATCGACGACTTTCTCACCCCACTCGGGTATGGAATTGTTCGTGATTTGATGGGCCATGGTGTCGGACGTAATTTCCACGAGGAACCACAAGTCCCGCATTTCCGTTCACCACGAAAACTGGCAAAAATTGAAGCAGGGATGATTTTCACCGTCGAACCCATGGTCAATTTAGGAACTTGGGAAGTGAATTTTGATAAATCCGATAAGTGGACAGTCCGCACAAAAGACGGAAAACTTTCTGCCCAATTTGAGCATACCGTACTTGTCACAGACAAAGGGTACGAAATTCTAACAAAAGTCTGA
- a CDS encoding lysophospholipid acyltransferase family protein, giving the protein MSIKSFIPAKFNLPALWFTDLTLPVLNKILHNLESIEISETDQKTLKTFQKERLLYISNHPTTKEPGIAYHAANLMGSRFHYMAAREVFEWGFGFVGDFIQSLGAYSVLAGAPDRESLKASREILASKGGKLALFPEGEPTSGMNDTLLPFQPGVAQLGFWGLEDALKKDPEAKIWVLPTFVKYRMTASIDSMQKDIDQTISKMEQKLGISKTGKDILHRFLSVGKRMIEREEKEYGVPVEESRADDFDYRLGRMRHAMLDNIARKANIPKWDGDANAIEKLRRILSVLEMVSVGMPDPNGELPSLEMATWAKNAATKAYDFITIQTAYIKELPSAERLYEFLYRYENEIFGEFKPRPHRAVVRFGTPFTINEYLNSYKEDKKKTLDTITERLRKELETMLVEEKSKSNPLFPSQYIF; this is encoded by the coding sequence ATGTCAATCAAATCCTTTATCCCTGCAAAGTTCAATCTTCCTGCTTTATGGTTTACGGATCTGACTCTTCCCGTTCTCAACAAAATACTCCATAACCTTGAATCCATCGAAATTTCGGAAACAGACCAAAAGACATTAAAAACCTTTCAGAAAGAACGACTTCTATATATTTCCAATCATCCTACAACCAAAGAACCTGGGATTGCCTATCATGCGGCAAACCTTATGGGTTCCAGGTTTCACTATATGGCCGCTAGAGAGGTATTTGAATGGGGATTTGGTTTTGTTGGTGACTTCATCCAATCACTAGGAGCCTATTCCGTGTTAGCTGGCGCACCAGACCGCGAATCCCTTAAAGCCTCAAGAGAAATCCTTGCATCCAAAGGCGGAAAACTTGCCCTATTCCCAGAAGGAGAGCCCACAAGTGGGATGAACGATACCCTACTTCCCTTCCAACCAGGTGTCGCCCAACTTGGATTTTGGGGACTGGAAGATGCATTAAAAAAAGATCCGGAAGCAAAGATTTGGGTTTTACCCACCTTTGTTAAGTACAGAATGACCGCTTCCATCGACTCCATGCAAAAGGACATCGATCAAACAATTTCCAAAATGGAACAGAAGTTAGGAATTTCCAAAACAGGAAAAGACATCCTACACCGATTTTTATCCGTAGGAAAACGTATGATCGAAAGAGAAGAAAAAGAATACGGAGTCCCTGTCGAAGAAAGTAGAGCCGACGATTTTGACTACCGATTGGGAAGGATGCGCCATGCCATGCTCGATAACATTGCAAGAAAGGCAAACATTCCCAAATGGGATGGTGACGCCAATGCCATCGAAAAACTAAGAAGGATTTTAAGTGTTCTAGAAATGGTTTCTGTAGGAATGCCCGATCCCAACGGAGAACTTCCAAGTTTGGAAATGGCAACTTGGGCAAAAAATGCTGCCACCAAAGCTTATGACTTTATTACCATCCAAACCGCCTACATCAAAGAATTACCAAGTGCCGAAAGACTTTATGAGTTTTTATACCGTTACGAAAACGAAATATTTGGAGAATTTAAACCTAGACCCCATAGAGCAGTAGTTAGGTTTGGAACACCATTTACGATCAATGAATATTTAAATTCTTATAAAGAAGACAAAAAGAAAACGCTAGATACCATTACAGAACGTCTAAGAAAAGAGTTAGAAACTATGCTTGTGGAAGAAAAATCAAAATCCAACCCACTCTTTCCAAGCCAATATATTTTTTGA
- the lmtA gene encoding lipid A Kdo2 1-phosphate O-methyltransferase — translation MALIEELNQQGNFLFRWRSYIPGVILFLSLLYLPYVPYFQGQYESNLYWLSGAFLVSFAGLFVRCFTIGYTPKNTSGRNTKQQVADVVNQSGIYSLVRHPLYVGNFLMYLGPVFILRDFAFALVYIMFFYLYYERIIFAEEYFLRGKFAKGYLEWADKTPAFIPRLSGYKKPNLDFSFRNIWKREYPSLFGIIVVFTVFDLIQVYFQEPALRAVDITGIWKPFHTWFFGFGFIFYVVTRLIVKTTKLLEVEGR, via the coding sequence ATGGCACTTATAGAAGAACTCAACCAACAAGGCAATTTTCTCTTCCGATGGCGCTCCTACATCCCAGGAGTCATTTTGTTTCTTTCCTTACTGTATCTACCGTATGTCCCTTATTTCCAAGGACAGTACGAGTCCAATTTGTATTGGTTATCTGGTGCATTTTTAGTCAGTTTTGCAGGGCTTTTTGTTAGATGTTTTACGATCGGATACACTCCTAAAAATACCTCTGGTAGGAACACAAAACAACAAGTTGCTGATGTGGTGAACCAATCCGGAATTTATTCGTTAGTCAGACATCCTTTATATGTAGGGAATTTTCTGATGTATCTAGGTCCTGTGTTTATCCTTCGGGATTTTGCTTTTGCACTTGTATACATTATGTTTTTTTATTTGTATTACGAACGAATCATCTTTGCGGAAGAATACTTCCTTCGTGGTAAATTTGCAAAAGGATATTTGGAATGGGCGGACAAAACTCCGGCTTTTATCCCTCGTTTGTCTGGTTATAAAAAACCAAATTTAGATTTTTCTTTCCGCAACATTTGGAAACGAGAATACCCAAGTTTGTTTGGAATCATTGTAGTATTTACAGTTTTTGATTTGATCCAAGTTTATTTCCAAGAACCGGCACTTCGTGCGGTAGACATCACTGGAATTTGGAAACCATTCCATACATGGTTTTTTGGATTTGGATTTATTTTTTATGTTGTCACACGTCTCATTGTAAAAACCACCAAACTTCTGGAAGTCGAAGGTAGATAG
- a CDS encoding rubrerythrin — MGSVTVLSNDSIPKVLSDIVANETNHALWLNTLSLLEHLGSRKILLTQSSEETSEMILRHATEEARHALFFKKAARTIKPSFQSGYQNSALVRGTAARIYFAKLDTLVRRSLRKVFTDEKQFTYLAYLYTTTVIEKRAMVVYAAYDEILDKTGSPIRLTNLILEEEGHLSEMSSEMFRLDPRAEERLANLEAEEAKIFSRFWHQIREFSVN; from the coding sequence ATGGGTTCTGTTACTGTCCTCTCGAATGATTCCATTCCTAAAGTTCTTTCCGATATCGTTGCCAATGAAACCAACCATGCCCTTTGGCTGAACACTCTGTCTTTATTAGAACATCTTGGTTCGAGAAAAATCCTCCTCACCCAATCCAGTGAAGAGACCTCCGAAATGATTTTAAGACATGCTACCGAAGAAGCAAGGCATGCCCTCTTTTTCAAAAAAGCAGCCCGCACCATAAAACCCAGCTTCCAATCGGGGTACCAAAATTCCGCTCTGGTTCGGGGGACAGCGGCAAGAATTTATTTCGCAAAACTAGACACCTTGGTGCGCCGAAGTTTACGCAAAGTGTTTACAGATGAAAAACAATTTACCTACCTTGCCTATTTGTACACCACCACGGTCATTGAAAAACGGGCCATGGTCGTCTATGCGGCGTACGACGAGATTTTGGACAAAACGGGTTCTCCCATCCGCCTAACCAACCTGATTCTGGAAGAGGAAGGCCACCTTTCCGAAATGAGTTCCGAAATGTTCCGTCTCGATCCTAGGGCCGAGGAAAGATTGGCGAATTTAGAGGCAGAAGAAGCCAAGATTTTTAGCCGATTTTGGCACCAAATCCGTGAATTCTCAGTGAATTAA